DNA from Borreliella garinii:
ATCTAATTCATAATTTTGAATTTTTTCGATTTTATTTGAATTTATTTTTTTAAATCTAGGTAACTTTATATTAATTTTTTCATTTTTAGAAATTAATTGAATGTTTTCATTGTCTAGAGTTTTGGTTAATTTTTTAATCCAGGGTTTATTTTTTGTTAGTATTTTGAGATCTTTATCTAAATTTTCTAAAAACCAAAAGATAGCTCTATTTTCTAAGTTAAAATTTGTTTTTAAAGAGTTCCATATTTTTTCTTGATCACTATTGCTTTGGTCTATTGAATACACTGCTTTATATGAATCTAAAAAATCCTTAAACATTTCTATTGAATTTAAGTAAGGTATGGAATCTTTTAGAAATTTTTTAATGTATTCAGGATGTTCTTTGAGTTCACTAGATACTAATGAAAATACAGGGATTAATTTTGTATTTTCATTAGTATTTTTTATTTTTACCATTATAGAGAGTTCTTTTTGTCTTTGTTCAATGATCTTTTCAGGATCAACCAGTTCTAAATTTATTTGTAAATTATAGCTTCCAAAAAATTTGTTGTGAATTTTTATATTTTGTTCGTAGGTTTTAAATCCCATCCTTTTTGCTTTAAGGATTCCTTCAGTGGTATTTATATATTTATTAAGTGGAGTTCTGCCGATATACTTTTCGTTTAAATAGATATAAGTGTTTTCAATGTTAGAATTTATTTTTAAATACGCTCCTGGATTTTTAAACTTAGGTATAATAATTAAAACTGATACTAAACTTAAAAGTAATATTATTGTTGTAAGAAATACGTAAACTTTGGGAACTATTCCTAGAATTGGCTTTAATTTAACTTCAAGAAGATCAATATTTGAATTCTCATCAATTTCCTTCATCTTTTAAAGTATAGAAAAGTATTTAAATAAGTGTCAATATTTTGTATGATTTAATTCTTGAGGTTAGATTATGTATTTAAGAAGATTAGATAAATTTGCATCTTTTTTGGTATACTCTGTTGAAAAATACTTGACATATCGAAAAAGAAAGAAGTATTTTTGCAAATTAAGGGCTAAGAAACGAGGATTTTTTCTCAACTTTTTATTTGATTTTGTAGCAGCGGCAATTTTTGTACTGGTAATAAATCAATATTTTGTCCAAGCTTATAAAATACCGTCAGGTTCAATGGAAAATACTCTTCAAATAGGGGATTTTTTATTTGTAGATAAATTTTCTTACGGTCCTGAACTTTTACCAGGGTTATTTAAGATTAATGGTTTTAAAGCCCCAGAAGAATCCGATGTTATTATTTTTGAAAATCCAGAATATAAATCAAAGGGTGTTTTTTTTGATATTTTTCAAAGAATACTTTACATGTTAACGTTATCTTTTATTGATCTTGATAGAGATGAATATGGCAATCCTAATGTTAGATTTCTAGTTAAAAGAGGTGTATTTGCAGATGGAAAAATTGTTAGATTTAACAGCGGTAAAGCTTACATTAAAAGAGAAGGCGAAGAAAATTTTATTTTAGAAGATTCTTATCGGGATTTGGTTGATCAAAATTTTAATATTAAGAAAATTGTAGCAAATGAGGACTATGGGATTTATGGTGATTTTGCTATGTTTGTTGCTTTGAGTCAGTTAAATATAAATTTAAGTCGCATTCCCGATTTCTCATTTTTTGATGTTAGAGTGATTGATAGGTTTGAGTTTGAAAGATTAGAATATAAGTATTTGTCTGCTTTTATGCCATATGTTGATTATTATATGGAGAAAGCTATAATAAGGGATTATGGGATTTATGTTCCTTATGGATATATTTTGCCAATTGGAGACAATAGAGACAATTCTCATGATGGTCGATTTTTTGGTGTAATAAATAAGAATAAAGTGCTTGGAAAAACTTTAATAATATATCTTCCATTTTCTAGAGTAGGATTTATTTAAAGTGGCTCCATATTTAACTTTCGAACAAAGGCTTTTAAGAAAAAGGCAAAGAAAAATTTTTTTTAAATATGTTTTAACATTTTTAATGTTAAATTTTTTTTTCACAAAGTTTGTTTTGCAAATTTTTATGATTAAAGGTAATGAGATGTTGCCAACCATAACAAAAAATGCTAGTTTGTTTTTTGTTGCAAGACATATAACGTCTTTTTTTATTCCTTTGAAAATGAATGATATTGTTCTTTATGAAGATTTTAGGTTAAGTAATAATTTTTTATTAACGTTAATAAAAGATTTCTTTTTTTTAAATAAAATTCTTAAAAGAGCAAACTATAAGGTATCAAGAATAGCGGCTGTTCAGGGCGATTCTGTTTATGTTAGAGGTTTGAATGTTTTGGTAAATAAAAAGGATACAGATTTTTTTTATTTGAATGGCAATTTAGTTAGCTATTATAAGTTGAATAATTTTTTCAATACAGATGAAGTGGTTAAGTGCTTCATTTTGAAAAAAAATGAAGTTTTTTTATTAAATGACAATTTAAGTGTTTTAAATGATTCTAGAATATTTGGACCTATTAATAAAAATGCTATTGTTTCTTTTTTGGCCTTTAGGGTAGTGGACTATAAGATTGTTAAATAAAATTTTTGTTGATGCTGATTCTTGTAATTTTAAGATAATAAAATTTTTGCAAAAATTTATATTGCACAATAAATCAAAACTTATTGTAGTTTCTAATAAGTTTTTGAATTTAGAAAAAACAGAAAATGTTTTTTTAGAGGTGGTAGACGATGTTGATGCATTTATTTTGAATTTAGCAGATAGGTACAGCCTTGTAATTACTCGAGATATTTTTTTTGCTAAACTTCTTTTAAATCTTGGGGTTAAGGTTATGAATGATGAGGGTCAAATTTTTAATGTAAATAATATAAATTATTTATATTTTAGATCTAAGATTAATTTTAATTTGAAAATTAAGATTAAAAAATATTATGATGTAGATTTTAATAAGTTTAGATATGAAAAATTTATAACAAATTTTTATTCTTTATTCTTTAGTTAATTTTTTATTTTCCAATTTCCACAAACCTTTGCCCTGAGTTAATATGTAAATTGTGTTGTTTGATACAGGAATAATATCGTTAAGACCCGTTTTGCTTAGCTGGGAACCGTTATAAGCTCCAGGTTCTACAGATTTTGAAGGTGCTTGTAAAGCAAAAATTCCTTCTTTATTTTTTGTAAATTCTGCAAATCCATTATTGCTTCCGATTAATATCACATCATTAAATTCCCTTGCAAAGTATCCGCTAAATTCACCTACTTCGTCTTGAATAAATATTGGCGTTGTGTAATTATTTGCATTCGAATACATTTTAAATTTTGTTTCTAAACTATTATAACCACCAGTCATTACTAAAATTTCAGAAAAACCTCTAATGTTTGTTTTAATTATAGGCATTATTTCTTTGGCTTGTTGGTAGTCTATGTTTGTGTATGTATTATTATGTATTTGCCATACTTTAAGTGAATTTCCTGTAATTAAGTTACCTTCATTTGATATTTGATAAAATTTATCATTTTCAGTAGCTTGTGATGGTGTTTTGTCGACTCCTTCTAGATTAAAAATTCTCTCTTTATTATTTTTGTCTATAGCTAAAATATATGCTTCTTTTATGCCATCGTTTCCCACAGATTTTAAGAATTTATACGCTTTTAGTGGTTTTTTAAATTTTAATGCCCAATCTTTTCCATTTAGCTCGCAAACTTCTAGTTCTGCTTTTTTGTTTTGCGCTAAAAGATAGGTTTTCCCAGATACATTTACAATGTCATTTATAAACTCATAAGAATCGCTTAAGTCAATTTTTTCAACCTTGCCGTTTTCTTTTTTAAATAAATGCATGGCTGCAATATAGAGAGTTTCTCCTACTAGAGAAATTCCCCTTGGGCTTGAACTGCCTAAAATGTTATATTCATGTTTTATTTTTTGCAGATTTCCTAGTTGGGAAAATATGGATTCGCTTGAGCATGTCAGTAGTAAAAATATTAATAGGTTTAAAATTATTTTTTTTTTTAAATAGTTTTCATATTTTTGTTTCATTTTTGTCCTACAATTTATTTACATTTACTGTAACTGATAATGATATAAGTGCAAAATGTGCCATTTTAGCAGAATTTCCAAATTCAAACATCATCCACCAGGATGTTGTTGCTCCAAAAGACCATTTATAGTTAAAGTTCCATAAAATTCCAGATCCAAAAGCGATTGTAGGGAGCGCATCAAAAGTTCTTAAATTTGTAATATTATTATTTCTATCTCCATATGTATTAAGAGAAAACCCTATATTTGTGAAAATTGGGATTTGGAATAATTCTCCTATGTCAAATATATAGTTTATTGAAAATGTAATAGGCACACTATAAAAAATTTTACCTACACTTGAATCTGGATTTAATATATTAAAAGAATGGTTAATATCAAAGTTAAACATATATCTTAGTTCAAGTCCAATTGCTAAATTATTTAAAATATGATACTGATATTTTATTGCTCCAATACCTCCTGGATATAAATTGGTAGGATAAGCTTTTGATAGGTCGTTGTAAAAAATAGGTACCCCAACGCTTAAATCTATTCCCAAAGTAGAGTTTGTATGCCTATCAATGTTGACTGCGGCTTCAATTTTTTTTATGTTTACACTAATTAACAAGACTGCAATTAGCGTTATAAAAAAATACTTTTTCATTATTCTCCATTCTTTTAAAATTATTATCCTTGTTTATTATAGTTGAAAATAAATTTAATTACAATTTGAAATTTAGTAGTTTAGCTTTCCTTATATTGACAATCTAAGTATAATATTAAGGTAATCTTATTAGGTTTAAGAGGCATGTTTTGAATACTGTGTTTAATGGGAAGGATTTTGCGAATAAGTATTATTTAATATTGAAAGAATTCTTAAAACAGCACGATTTGAGAGATAAAATTGCATTAAAAGTTATTTTAGCAAATGATGAGCCTGCAAGCAAGCTTTATGTTTCAATTAAGAATAGAGTTGCAAAAGAGATTGGTTTAAATGTTGAAGTAATTAAATTTTCTGCGAATTCTGTTCAAAGCGATATTCTAGAAGTAATTGATAGAGAAAATAAAAATTTAAGTACAGATGGGATTATTGTGCAATTGCCCCTTTTGAAGGATATGGATTCAAATTCTATTTTAAATAGCATAGTGTATTCAAAAGATGTTGATGGCCTATCTTTTGTTAATTTAGGTAAAATGATTTTGGGTGATAAAAAAGGATTTATTCCTTGTACAGCTCTTGCTTTATTAAAGATTTTGCGAGATGAAGGAATAAGAACATCAGGGAAAACGGTTGTTGTAGTTGGTAGAAGTCCTCTTGTAGGAAAGCCTATTTCAATCTTACTCTCATCAAAGCCTTATGATGCAACTGTTATTGCTTGTCACAGCAAAAGCATTTATTTAGATGTTTATTTAAGGCAGGCAGATATTGTTATTTCTGCTGTTGGTAAGCCCAAGTTGATAGATAAAAGCATGTTGTGCGGGGAACCTTATGTTATTGATATTGGTATTTCTGAGGTTGAAACTGATAACGGAAAAATTCTCTCAGGTGATACAGATTTTGACAATATTAAAGATTGTGTTAAATTTATTACTCCTGTTAAGGGAGGAATAGGGCCTGTTACGGTTCTTATGTTAATGTTTAATACAATTAAAGCTCATTTAATCAATAATAATATGTTTGACATTTTAGATCGGTTGGAAAAATTAGTGGAGGTGTAAATGTCTGGTCACAGCAAATGGTCAACAATAAAGAGAAAAAAAGGTGCTCTTGACGCAAAGCGTAATAAAATTTTTACAAAACTAATAAGAGAAATAACTATTGCAGCTAAAATAGGCGGGGGAGATGTTGAGTCTAATCCAAGACTAAGGGTCGCTGTTAATAAGGCTAAGGTTGCCAATATGCCAAAAGATAATATTGAGAAGGCAATAAAAAAGGGCATTGGCGGTAATGAAGGGGTTGAATATTTTGAAATAACTTATGAGGCTTATGCTCTTTATGGAGTGGCTCTAATGATTAAATGCTTGACAGACAATAAAAACAGAACTTCCAGTGATGTAAAAAGCGTTCTTGCAAAAGGTGGAGGGTCTCTTGGTACTCCAGGTTCAGTCTCATATATGTTTTACAGAAAGGGTCTTATTGTTTACAATTTAGAAAAATATCTTGAGGATGAAATAATGGAATTTGCGTTAGAAGCTGGTGCTGAAGATATTTTGGTTTCAAACAATGAAGCGGAAGTTATAACAAATCCTGATGATTTTGATAAAGTCTTATCTTTTTTGAAAACTAAATTTAAAGAAGAGATGGCAGAGGTAGCTTTAATTCCTGAAAATAAAATTTCCTTAAACAAAGAGCAAGCAGAAAAAATAATTCTTCTTATTGAAAAGCTTGAAGACTTTGATGATGTTCAGGAAGTAATTCATAATTTGGAGATTCCAGAAGAATTAAGCTAAGTTTATAGTTTTATTTAAATCTTTTCGTAGTAGACTTTGTAGATTTTATTTCCAAAATCATCTGAAAAAAGAATTGAACCGTCGTAATATGTGATTATATCAACAGGGCGTCCAAATTTAGAGTTATTGTGCTTTAAAAATCCAGATAAGAAAACCTTATAATTTTTTGCTATTTTTTTTTGTGGATCAATATCTAGCGTAGTTATCCTGTAGCCAACAGGAGAGGATCTGTTCCATGACCCGTGTTCTGCTATAAATAATTTATTTATATATTCTTTTGGAAAGTTATTTCCTTGGTAAAAATGTATTCCAAGCGGAGCTACATGTGCAGGAAGTTCATAAATAGATGGGCTAAACTTAGTGTTTTTTGGTGCTTTGGTATAAAAATTGTAATTTTTTTGGTTTTTCCCAAACATATAGGGAAATCCAAAATGTTCTTTATCTTTGATTATTAGGTTTATTTCATCTGGGGGAATGTTATCTCCCAATCCGTCTTGGCCATTGTCGCTGAAATATATTTCATTGCTAATTGGATGAAAATCAAATCCGACTGAGTTTCTTACTCCAAAAGCTATTATTTCTTCTTTTTTTGTTTTTAAATCAATGCTTAGAATTATTGCTTCTTTTTTTGAAGGAATTTTGGCATTATGTTGGGATCCTATGTTTACTAT
Protein-coding regions in this window:
- the lepB gene encoding signal peptidase I, which encodes MYLRRLDKFASFLVYSVEKYLTYRKRKKYFCKLRAKKRGFFLNFLFDFVAAAIFVLVINQYFVQAYKIPSGSMENTLQIGDFLFVDKFSYGPELLPGLFKINGFKAPEESDVIIFENPEYKSKGVFFDIFQRILYMLTLSFIDLDRDEYGNPNVRFLVKRGVFADGKIVRFNSGKAYIKREGEENFILEDSYRDLVDQNFNIKKIVANEDYGIYGDFAMFVALSQLNINLSRIPDFSFFDVRVIDRFEFERLEYKYLSAFMPYVDYYMEKAIIRDYGIYVPYGYILPIGDNRDNSHDGRFFGVINKNKVLGKTLIIYLPFSRVGFI
- the bamB gene encoding outer membrane protein assembly factor BamB, with the translated sequence MKQKYENYLKKKIILNLLIFLLLTCSSESIFSQLGNLQKIKHEYNILGSSSPRGISLVGETLYIAAMHLFKKENGKVEKIDLSDSYEFINDIVNVSGKTYLLAQNKKAELEVCELNGKDWALKFKKPLKAYKFLKSVGNDGIKEAYILAIDKNNKERIFNLEGVDKTPSQATENDKFYQISNEGNLITGNSLKVWQIHNNTYTNIDYQQAKEIMPIIKTNIRGFSEILVMTGGYNSLETKFKMYSNANNYTTPIFIQDEVGEFSGYFAREFNDVILIGSNNGFAEFTKNKEGIFALQAPSKSVEPGAYNGSQLSKTGLNDIIPVSNNTIYILTQGKGLWKLENKKLTKE
- a CDS encoding YebC/PmpR family DNA-binding transcriptional regulator; its protein translation is MSGHSKWSTIKRKKGALDAKRNKIFTKLIREITIAAKIGGGDVESNPRLRVAVNKAKVANMPKDNIEKAIKKGIGGNEGVEYFEITYEAYALYGVALMIKCLTDNKNRTSSDVKSVLAKGGGSLGTPGSVSYMFYRKGLIVYNLEKYLEDEIMEFALEAGAEDILVSNNEAEVITNPDDFDKVLSFLKTKFKEEMAEVALIPENKISLNKEQAEKIILLIEKLEDFDDVQEVIHNLEIPEELS
- a CDS encoding BB0027 family outer member beta-barrel protein; translation: MKKYFFITLIAVLLISVNIKKIEAAVNIDRHTNSTLGIDLSVGVPIFYNDLSKAYPTNLYPGGIGAIKYQYHILNNLAIGLELRYMFNFDINHSFNILNPDSSVGKIFYSVPITFSINYIFDIGELFQIPIFTNIGFSLNTYGDRNNNITNLRTFDALPTIAFGSGILWNFNYKWSFGATTSWWMMFEFGNSAKMAHFALISLSVTVNVNKL
- a CDS encoding SUMF1/EgtB/PvdO family nonheme iron enzyme; the protein is MKEIDENSNIDLLEVKLKPILGIVPKVYVFLTTIILLLSLVSVLIIIPKFKNPGAYLKINSNIENTYIYLNEKYIGRTPLNKYINTTEGILKAKRMGFKTYEQNIKIHNKFFGSYNLQINLELVDPEKIIEQRQKELSIMVKIKNTNENTKLIPVFSLVSSELKEHPEYIKKFLKDSIPYLNSIEMFKDFLDSYKAVYSIDQSNSDQEKIWNSLKTNFNLENRAIFWFLENLDKDLKILTKNKPWIKKLTKTLDNENIQLISKNEKINIKLPRFKKINSNKIEKIQNYELDSKNISLKSTYSIKEFLIQEQNVTKYEYQDFLKENPKWALNNKENLIKEQLVDENYLKNFNQIGLNEAITGISYFSAIEYANWYSKKLPKGFKARLPISQEWELYQKEPNKKSLNINEISKKVGFWNLMQNSSFNDIAMFKNEKNFYNENSNFYSLVTEVRTYSHENNNLINPSTKASFLKNWSSPNIGFRLIVSKD
- a CDS encoding bifunctional 5,10-methylenetetrahydrofolate dehydrogenase/5,10-methenyltetrahydrofolate cyclohydrolase; this translates as MNTVFNGKDFANKYYLILKEFLKQHDLRDKIALKVILANDEPASKLYVSIKNRVAKEIGLNVEVIKFSANSVQSDILEVIDRENKNLSTDGIIVQLPLLKDMDSNSILNSIVYSKDVDGLSFVNLGKMILGDKKGFIPCTALALLKILRDEGIRTSGKTVVVVGRSPLVGKPISILLSSKPYDATVIACHSKSIYLDVYLRQADIVISAVGKPKLIDKSMLCGEPYVIDIGISEVETDNGKILSGDTDFDNIKDCVKFITPVKGGIGPVTVLMLMFNTIKAHLINNNMFDILDRLEKLVEV
- the lepB gene encoding signal peptidase I — its product is MAPYLTFEQRLLRKRQRKIFFKYVLTFLMLNFFFTKFVLQIFMIKGNEMLPTITKNASLFFVARHITSFFIPLKMNDIVLYEDFRLSNNFLLTLIKDFFFLNKILKRANYKVSRIAAVQGDSVYVRGLNVLVNKKDTDFFYLNGNLVSYYKLNNFFNTDEVVKCFILKKNEVFLLNDNLSVLNDSRIFGPINKNAIVSFLAFRVVDYKIVK
- a CDS encoding DUF188 domain-containing protein → MLNKIFVDADSCNFKIIKFLQKFILHNKSKLIVVSNKFLNLEKTENVFLEVVDDVDAFILNLADRYSLVITRDIFFAKLLLNLGVKVMNDEGQIFNVNNINYLYFRSKINFNLKIKIKKYYDVDFNKFRYEKFITNFYSLFFS
- a CDS encoding PQQ-dependent sugar dehydrogenase, whose translation is MKNQFLYSYFLLITSIFLISSITMAAEEITTALKVPNGFKVEIFLNNTIEKPRGITSDQDGNIFIGSGSTFAYFVTKNKKIYTIAKTLKKPIGIAYWDNKLYISSVDKIYVVKNVKEEINKSIKANKDYTWKMQIFSLLPKNTTKMHAGRYIKVDPKNNKLIVNIGSQHNAKIPSKKEAIILSIDLKTKKEEIIAFGVRNSVGFDFHPISNEIYFSDNGQDGLGDNIPPDEINLIIKDKEHFGFPYMFGKNQKNYNFYTKAPKNTKFSPSIYELPAHVAPLGIHFYQGNNFPKEYINKLFIAEHGSWNRSSPVGYRITTLDIDPQKKIAKNYKVFLSGFLKHNNSKFGRPVDIITYYDGSILFSDDFGNKIYKVYYEKI